The genomic interval ATTGTCCAAAACGTAAGTCCCAAACTCCTCGTAGTAGACTCTGTCCAAACTCTGTATTCGGAAAATATCTCTTCATCTCCCGGTTCTGTATCTCAGGTAAGGGAGTGTGCCTTTAAAATTGCGGAACTTTGTAAATCAAAAAATATTCCTGTATTTCTCGTTGGACAGATAACCAAAGAGGGAAACATTGCTGGACCTAAGGTGCTTGAACATCTTGTAGATACTGTACTTTACTTTGAGGGTGAGAGATTCAATTTTTATAGGATCGTGAAGGTAGTGAAAAATAGGTTTGGTGCATCGGGAGAAGTAGCGGTATTCAAAATGCTTGATAAAGGCTTGGAAGAAGTTCCCGAACCTTCGGCTTTCTTCCTTCAGGAGAGAACGAACAGTTCTGGAAGTGTAGTTTTTCCATATACGGAAGGAAGCAAACCTGTCCTCGTTGAAGTTCAAGCTCTTACTATACAAGCTCTATACACCACACCTCAGAGGAGGGCGCAAGGTTACGATGTGAATAGGCTTTCTATAATACTTGCTGTGCTTGAAAAGGAGTGTAATATATTCACAAGGGACAGGGACGTTTTTATAAATGTGGTTGGGGGTATGCAAGTTAGGGAGCCAGCGGCAGATCTTGCGGTTGCTCTTGCAATAGCATCTTCATTGAAGAATAAACCAGTAATTGATCTCGTGGCATTTGGGGAGGTAGGTTTATCAGGGGAGCTAAGAGCAGTTCACTTTGCAGATGTAAGACTGAGGGAAGCAAACAGGTTTGGTTTCAGGCGTGCGATCTTACCAAGAACTGTAAGCACGCATATGGAGGGTATGGAAATTCTCAGCGTGTCTCATGTAAAAGATGCTATAGAACTCCTTTGAAGTGTTAAACTCTCTCACCTTCAAGAGCCATTATATACAAACTCACTATTCTATTACCATCCATCTTATCTACTATGAACTTAAAGCCATCGTACTCAAACTCATCACCTTCTTCGGGTACCTTAGAGAGATTTGCCATAACAAAGCCACCCACCGTATCATATTCATACTCTTCCGGAAGATTAAAACCTATAATTTTTGCAACTTTCTCTATGTCAGCCCAACCGTAAACCCTGTAAGTACTTTTTGATATTCTGACTGTATCCTCTTCCCAAACTTCCGGTACGCTTCCTAAGAGTCTTTTGAGTATATCGTGGATGGTAACTAATCCGGCAACCTCTCCATGTTCACCTACCACAAGAGCTATCTGTACACCTGATACCCTCATCTCTTTGAGCAAATTAATAACATTTAAAATCTCCGGTACAAAGAGTACTTCCTTTTTGAAATCCTTCAGTTTCTTATTTGTGTTTTCGTAAATGGGTACTATATCTTTCACGTACACGATTCCCGTGATGTTGTCAAGATCCCCTTTGAAGATAGGTATACGGGAATGTTTCTTCTCAATTATCTTACTGTAGGCTTTCTCAACGGTGAGCTCCTCATCAAGAGCGAAAATGTCAGGTCTGGGAGTCATTATCTCTTTTACAAGAACTTCATCAAGGGACATGGCTCTTTCTACCGCTTCCCTTTCCTCCGTACTG from Hydrogenobacter sp. carries:
- a CDS encoding hemolysin family protein, whose product is MEDSSNAIYTEILLIVFLLLLSGFFSSSEIVFFGANRYLLKRYSKSKAYSLLRKLLSKPRELLFSVLIGNEVVNVLISSYGTKIFVDTFGKKGATLSVLVMSLLIFVIGEVMPKNLVLPFTTRLSLLYSPIFYVFHTLFAPVRLLFARWVEKLLGSSEPSAEEKKKVDQVFWEIFEMGHYANLFSTEEREAVERAMSLDEVLVKEIMTPRPDIFALDEELTVEKAYSKIIEKKHSRIPIFKGDLDNITGIVYVKDIVPIYENTNKKLKDFKKEVLFVPEILNVINLLKEMRVSGVQIALVVGEHGEVAGLVTIHDILKRLLGSVPEVWEEDTVRISKSTYRVYGWADIEKVAKIIGFNLPEEYEYDTVGGFVMANLSKVPEEGDEFEYDGFKFIVDKMDGNRIVSLYIMALEGERV
- the radA gene encoding DNA repair protein RadA, with amino-acid sequence MKKDRIQFVCQECGYSSAKWLGKCPSCGSWNSFVEERDSVLLKNYREISPVKSILEWDQEELERKSTGFENLDRAIGGGIVTGQVVLLAGEPGIGKSTLLLQISDRYAQRYGHVLYVSGEESGSQIAIRGRRTGVLSKEVLVLPETRLEVLIEIVQNVSPKLLVVDSVQTLYSENISSSPGSVSQVRECAFKIAELCKSKNIPVFLVGQITKEGNIAGPKVLEHLVDTVLYFEGERFNFYRIVKVVKNRFGASGEVAVFKMLDKGLEEVPEPSAFFLQERTNSSGSVVFPYTEGSKPVLVEVQALTIQALYTTPQRRAQGYDVNRLSIILAVLEKECNIFTRDRDVFINVVGGMQVREPAADLAVALAIASSLKNKPVIDLVAFGEVGLSGELRAVHFADVRLREANRFGFRRAILPRTVSTHMEGMEILSVSHVKDAIELL